GTCGTCCTCGCGTACGAGTCCGGCATGATCACCCCGGGCTGGCTCAGCTGACCCCCTGCCCGCAACTCCGGGAGTACTCCCCGGCTGCGGGCCACAACCCGTGGGGTAGCCGCGGTGTCGCCCGACGGCCGACGCGGCGAGGGGGGCCTCGCGGCGACATTGGGGGCGTGGAAATGAACCCCCGAACGCCGAAACGCCGAACCCCGAACCCCGATGCCCGAACCCCGATGCCCGATCCCCGATATCCCCGCCATCCCCGAACCGTCCGCCGGTCTCGGTGCCCCGCGACCGGCGGATGCCCTCCTCCACCGCCGCCCTGCCGCCCGGGCCTTGCGGTGAGGTGACCCCACGACGGACCTGCCGGCCGCAGCGGCCTGGCCTTGCGTCTCTCTGAAACCTCCCTGCCGCTCGCGCTGCCCTCCATGCCCGGCGTTGCCGTTCGCAGCTGACGTGCGCCCGGAGCCCGGCGCGGCCGTGCATCCGCACGTCATTGACAGATACAGATTCCAGGAATCGAGATCATGACCCTTACCGACAGGCTCTCATCGGATGCCTCCGGACCGGAATCCGGCCGTCCACAGCCTGAAGCCGGCGCCTTCGCCCGCATCGCCGCCTTAGCCCACCGCCGCCGTCGGTTCGCGCTGCTGCTGTGGGTTGCGCTGATGGTCGGAATCTGGACCGCCGCCTCGGCGCTGGGCAACGACTACCGCCAGGACTTCTCCCTCCCCGGCACGCAATCCCAGGCCGCCGCCGACCTCTTGTCCGAGCACGGCGCTGCCCGCGCCGGTGACACCGTACAGATCGTCCTCCGGGACCGGGGCGGGCTGAACGACCCGGAGGTGCGGCAGCGCGTCGGGGAGATGCTCACCGAAGTCGCCGAGCAGTCGCACGTCCAGTCGGTACGCAGTGTGTACGAAGATGCCGCCGCCGTCGCACCCGACGGCACCGTCGGCTATGCCACGGTCACGCTGGACCTTCCCTCCAAGGAGATCCCGAAGGAGGACGCCCGGCGACTCCTGGACACGGCGCAGCAGGCGGCGGGCGACGGCCTTGAGGTCGAACTGGGCGGTCAGGCGGCCCGGTTACTCGCCAAGGGAGGCGGCGGCGCGGCCGAGGGCGCGGGCATTCTCGCGGCCCTGGTCATCCTGGTCTTCATGTTCGGCACCATCATCGCCGCGGGTCTGCCGATCATCACCGCCGTCTTCGCGGTGGGTTCGACGCTGGGCGCCATCATCCTGGCCTCGCACGTGTTCACCATCGCCGACTACACGCCGTACGTGATGATGCTGGTCGGCCTCGGCGTCGGGATCGACTACGCGCTGCTGATCTTCGCCCGCTACCGCGCGGAACTGGTCAAGGGCGAGGACTCCGAGCGGGCGACCGTCGTGGCGTTCGATGTCGCGGGCCGCTCGGTCTTCTTCGCGGGGTGCACCGTCATCGTCGCCCTGCTCGGCCTGGTCGCGCTCGGCCTCGGCTCGCTCCAGGGCATGGCCCTGTCGGTGGCGCTGACGGTCCTGGTGACGATGGCGGCCTCGCTCACCCTGCTGCCCGCACTGCTCGGCGTCTTCGGCCCGCGCTTCGCCCGTCAGTTCACCGCCCGCGCCGCCGAGCGGCATGCGAAGGGCAAGGCCCCCGAGGGCACGGTCTGGCGCAACCTCGCCGCCAAGGTGCAGCGGCGGCCGCTCGCCGCGATGCTCATCGCCGGGGTCACGCTCGGCGCCCTGTGCCTGCCTGCCTTCGGCATGCGGCTCGGCTTCGCCGACGCGGGCAGCGACGCACCCACCACCACCAGCCGCAAGGCGTTCGACATGCTCACCGAGGGCTTCGGACCGGGCTTCAACGGCCCGCTGATCGTCGTGGTCGACGACCGCAAGGGCGGCAACGCAGAGCAGGCCGGCGCGGCCGCTGCCCGGGCCCTGAAGGAGATCCCCGGCGTCGAGGCCGTGTCCCCGCCGATCCCGACCCGGCACCCTGGTGTCGCCACCATGATCGCCTTCCCGACCACGTCGCCGCAGGACAAGGGCACGTCACGGCTGCTGGCCGACCTGCGGGACGACGTCCTGCCGGAGGTGACGCGGCAGAGCGGTGCCGAGTACCTGGTCGGCGGCGGAACCGCGGTCGCCGAGGACTACTCGGAGAAGGTCGCGGAGCGGATGCCGCTCTTCATGGCGATCGTCGTGGGCGTCTCGCTCATCCTGCTGATGATGGTGTTCCGTTCGGTGCTGGTCCCGCTCAAGGCCGCGATCCTGAACCTGCTGAGCATCGGCGCCGCGCTGGGTGCGATCACCCTGGTCTTCCAGGAAGGCTGGTTCGGTGTGGAGCCGGGCCCGATCGAGGCGTTCCTGCCGGTGATGATCTTCGCGGTGGTCTTCGGTCTCTCGATGGATTACGAGATCTTCCTGGTCTCCCGCATCCACGAGGAATGGATCAAGACCAAGGACCACGCCCTGTCGGTCCGTGAGGGCCTCGGCCACACCGGCTCGGTGATCAGCGCGGCCGGCGCGATCATGGTCGCGGTCTTCGGAGCCTTCATGCTCAGCGACGAACGACTGCTCCAGCAGACCGGCTTCGGCATGGCGGTGGCCATCTTCGTGGACGCGGTCGTCATCCGTCTGCTGATCGTGCCCGCGGCCATGCAGCTGATGGGCCGCTGGACCTGGTGGATGCCCGCCCCGCTGGCCCGCATCCTGCCGAAGGTGAGCCTGGAGAAGAGCTGACCCGGGAGCGACGCGGCTGCGACGCGGAGCGACTGGTGGCCGGGCTGGATGCCCGGCCACTTGTCCGCGTCCCGAGCCCGGAGCCTAGGGTGGTGGCCCGGAGAGTCCGCGCGGCCGGGAGACGGCAACGGACCGCCTTCCTACAGGAGTCACCCATGACGCACTCGCTCGACGGCCTCGTCTTCGTCCCCGTGGCCGACCAGGCACCCGGCCAGGTCGGACGACAGACCCGCTTCGAGTACCACGAGCAGGACGGCCGCATCTGGGCCGACTACTCCGGCGGGGACGTGGTCAAGGGTTTCCTGGTCGGCACCCGGGCGGACGACACCGTCGATTTCCGCTACGTCCAGCTCCGCCACGACGGCACGACCGCCTCCGGGCATTGCGTCTCCCTGGTGACGAAGCTCCCCGACGGCCGCCTCCGGCTGGAAGAGACGTGGGTGTGGGAGTCCCAGGAAGGCAGCGGGACCAGCGCCGTCGAACAGCCACTGGACTGAGACGGCAGAGGCCCCACACGCCGACCGCGCGGCAGCGACCTTCAGAACCGGGCCAGAGCATCGTTGCGGGTTCCCGACACGGCTCCGCCGTCCAGCTTCCACTCGCCCACGTCGTCGGCGAACCCGCTGTTCGGGGTGAACTGCACAGTGGCCGGCTTGGACCCGTCGGGCAGTTCGAAGGTGAGGTAGCCGAGTGCGGTGTTGCCGGGCGTGATGGTCAGCGACACGGGCAACCGCGGCCCTGCCGTGGTCTTCGCCACGACGTCCGCGTCGAACTGCTGCCCCTCGGTGTCGATGAGGGTGGCGCCGTTCACCGGGCTGTCCTTGTACGGGACCGTTCCGGAATTCTTGAGCCGGAACTGGACCGAGACGTAGCGGTTCCCCGGATCGGGCTCGAAGAACTCCTGGGCCGATGCGGCCGGGTCGACCACCTTCAGGACGGTGACGTCGACCTTCTCGCCCCTCTGGCCGTTGAGGGTGACGGTCGTCCCCAGGGGGACGGGCTCAAAGGGCGCTGCGGAGGGCGCTGCGGACGCCTGCGCGCCCATTCCGCCCGCGACGAGCGCGAGTGCTGCCAAGAGCGAGGCCGGTACACGGCGCATTGCTCCTCCCGGTGGGCTCGTCCCCGAGGTCCCGTGGCTGCAGCCGACATCCACGATCCTCCCCGGAGGGCCGCCCCGCCAGTCCGTGCACCGGGACGCCGCCCGAGAGGCCGCCCGAGAGGCCGAAAAATCATCGGCCGGCGATGTCGAGAACCCGTGGCCCGCTCCGTCCCTGCTGTGAACGCGACCACAATGGTTCGCACCAGCACCGAGGAGAAGAGCAATGCCCAAGTACTTGCTGCTCAAGCACTACCGTGGCGCCCCGACCGCGGTCAATGACGTACCGATGGACCAGTGGACGCCGGAGGAGATCTCGGACCACGTCCAGTACATGCACGATTTCGCGGCCCGGCTCGAGGAGACCGGCGAGTTCGTCGACGGGCAGGCGCTCGCCCCCGGGGGGACGTTCGTCCGGTACGACGGCGAGGGGCGCCCGCCGGTCACCGACGGCCCGTTCGCCGAGACCAAGGACCTCATCGCCGGCTGGATGGTGATCGACGTCGACAGCTACGAGCGCGCCGTCGAGCTGGCCGGGGAGCTGTCGGCCGCCCCCGGGGCGGGCGGCAAGCCGATCCACGAGTGGCTGGAGCTGCGCCCCTTCCTGGCCGCGCCGCCGACCATCACGGAGTGAGCTCCGCACTGGACGAGATCCTGCTCCGCAGCCTCACTCCCAGCGTGCTCGGAATCCTCGTCCGCCGCGGAGCCGATTTCGCGGCGGCCGAGGACGCCGTGCAGGACGCGCTGGTCGAGGCGGTCCGCGTCTGGCCGGCCGATCCTCCACGGGATCCGAAGGGCTGGCTGGTCACCGTGGCCTGGCGCCGGTTCCTCGACGCGACCCGGGCGGACTCGGCCCGGCGCCGGCGTGAAGACCTCGTCGGCGAGGAGCCGGAGCGCGGGCCCGCGCCCGCGGTGGACGACACGCTCCAGCTGTACTTCCTGTGCGCCCACCCGTCGCTGACGCCGTCCTCCGCGGTCGCGCTCACGCTGCGCGCCGTCGGCGGGCTGACCACCCGCCAGATCGCCCGGGCCTACCTGGTGCCCGAGGCGACGATGGCGCAGCGGATCAGCCGGGCCAAACGTACGGTCTCGGGCGTACAGTTCGACCGGACCGGCGATGTCGCCACGGTGCTGCGCGTCCTCTACCTGGTCTTCAACGAGGGCTACTCCGGCGACGTCGACCTCGCCGCGGAGGCGATCCGGCTCACGCGACAGCTCGCGGCGACGATCGACCACCCCGAGGTGGCGGGGCTGCTCGCCCTCATGCTGCTGCACCACGCCCGGCGCGCCACCCGGACCGCGGCCGACGGAAGCCTGGTGCCGCTGGCCGAGCAGGAACGCGGCCGGTGGGACACCGGGGCGATCGCCGAGGGCGTCCGGATCCTGCAGGCGGCGCTGGCCCGCGACCGGCTGGGCGAGTTCCAGGCCCAGGCCGCCATCGCGGCGCTCCACGCGGACGCGCCCACCGCCGAGGAGACCGACTGGGTGCAGATCGTCGAGTGGTACGACGAGCTCGTGCGCCTGACCGACAGCCCGGTCGTACGGCTCAACCGCGCGGTGGCCGTCGGCGAGGCCGACGGCCCGCGCGCCGGCCTGGCGGCGCTCGCGGCGCTGGACGAGTCGCTGCCGCGCCACACCGCGGTGGCGGCGTACCTCCACGAGCGCGACGGCGACTTGGCGACGGCGGCACGGCTGTACGTGGAGGCGGCCCGGAAGGCACCGAACCTCGCCGAGCGCGACCATCTGACGCGTCAGGCCGCCCGGCTCAACGCCCGCGGGCGCCGCTGACGGTCGTGCTCGCGTCGGCCTCGCGTCGGCGCGGCGCATCACGGTGCACTGCCGACCGGGCCGGCGGGTGGCGGAGGGCGGGGCGAGGGCGGCCATACGGGTAGGAGGCGGCCCCGGTGACCGGCGCCGGGGCCGCTCGGCTCGCTCGTCTGTCCACCATGAGCAGCATGTTTGCGAAACTCACGGCCGCCTCCGGTCCGAGCCGCCTCCTCCGGGCCCTGCGCCGTACCCAGGGCGGTTTCGTCGTACTGGCCGTGCTGGTGGGCGTGGGCGCGGGGCTGGGGGCGGTGGGTTTCCGGTGGCTGATCGAAGGCGTCACCCGGGTGCTGTCCGGTTATCCGGACTACTCCGCCGTGGCCGGCGAGCCCAACCCCCTGGTGCCTTGGCTGGGCCCGTACTTCGTGCTCCTCGCGCCCGTGGTGGCGGGCGCCCTGTACGGGCCTTTGGTGTACAGGTACGCGCGGGAGGCCCGTGGCCACGGCGTTCCGGAGGTCATGTTCGCCGTCGCCCGGCTGGGTGGCCGGATCCCCCCTCGGGTCGCCGTGGTGAAGTCGCTCGCGTCCGCGCTGTGCATCGGGGGCGGCGGTTCGGTGGGCCGGGAGGGGCCGATCGTCCAGATCGGATCGGCGCTCGGGTCGAGCCTGGGCGTGCTGGTGCGGGTGGGCGAGGACCGGTTGAGGGTGCTGGTCGCGTGCGGGGCGGCGGGTGGCATCGCGGCGACGTTCAACGCGCCGCTGGCAGGGGTCTTCTTCGCGATGGAACTGATCCTGCGGGACTTCACCGCGCCGCGCTTCGGCATGGTGGTGCTGTCGTCCGTGACGGCCAGTGTGATCGCACGATCCATCCTGGGCGACGAGACCTTCCTCCAGCTGCCCGAGGTGGAGGTCGAACACCTCGCCTCGTACGTGTTCTTCGTCCTCCTCGGCGCGCTGGCCGGCGCGGTCGGGGTGCTGTTCACCAAGGTGCTGTACCTGGTGGAGGACGCGTGCGACACGGTGTGGCGGGGGCCCGAGTGGCTGCGTCCCGCCGTGGGCGGTGTGCTCCTCGGGGCGTTCCTGCTGGCTCTTCCGCAGATGTACGGGGTGGGCTATCCGGTCCTGGAGAAGGGCGTGAGCGGCGGGTACGCGGTCGGCTTCCTGCTCGTGCTGCTGATCGGGAAGATCCTGGCCTGCAGCCTGACGATCGGCATCGGCGGGTCGGGCGGGGTGTTCGCGCCGACCTTGTTCGTGGGGGCGATGCTGGGCAGTGCCGTCGGGCAGAGCCTCCATCACCTGGCGCCGGGTGTGACCGGGTCGCCCACCGCGTACGCGATCATCGCGATGGGCTCCGTGTTCGCCGGCGCCGCGCGCGCTCCCATCACCGCGGTGCTGATCATGTACGAGCTCACCGGCGATTACGGGATCATCCTGCCGCTGATGGCGGCCATCGCCGTGGCCACCGGGGTGAGCCGGGCCCTGAGCGACGAGACGGTCTACACCGCGAAACTGCTGCGCAGAGGAGTGGACTTGGACCTCACCGGGCCGGCCGCGATCAGCGTCACGTCGGTGATGACGGCTCCGCCCGCCGTGCTGGAGCCTGGAACGCCACTGCAGGAGGCGGCCGGTCTTCTCCTGGCCACGGGCAGCGGGTGCCTGCCGGTGGTCTCCGGCACCGGCGGCTATCAGGGCACGGTGAGCTCGGTGGTCGCGGCGGAGGCGCTCGCCGCGGGGACGCCCACGGACGAGCCCGTGGCCACGGTGCTCGACATGCCGAAGGGGGTGCGCGAGGAGGAGAGTCTGCAGGAGGCCCTGGCGCGGTTCGCCGCGTACGAGGGGGACGGGCTTCCCGTACTGGACGCGGAAGGGCGGCAGTTGGTCGGCTGGCTCTCGCACCGCACCGTGCTTTCGGCGGTGAGCGCGCCGGCCGGGCCCGGGGGCGGGCCCGGCTCCTGACGTGTGCCGTCGAACTACCCGGCGGATCAGCCGAGGTGGTCCGCGACGAGTTCGGCGAACGCCTCCGGTGTGAGGACCGTGACGCCCAGGTCAGCCGCCTTGAGGGCCTTGGAGCTCGGCTTGCCGCTCGGGGACGGCGCGCAGACCAGGTAGGTCGTCTTGGAGTTGACGCTGCTGCCCGCCTTGCCGCCGGCCTTCTCGATCAGGGTGTTCATCTCGGAGCGCCCCAGGTTCTCCAGGGGACCGCTCATCTTGCCGGTGACGACGACCGTCGCGTCCGCGAGCGGGCCGTCGCCGGTCGCCTTCGGCTCCTGCGGTTCCGTCATGTTGACCCCGGCCTCGACCAGTTTGTCGATGACCTGGGCCAAGAGGGCGACCTGCTCGACGATGACCGGTGCCTTCTCCTCACCTATGCCATCGACCTCCTTCATCAGCGCCGTGTCGGCTTGGCGGATCGCGTCCATGGTGCCGAAGTGCGCGGCTATGCGGCGGGACATGCTGCGGCCGGTGCCGAGGATGCCGAGGGCGCAGAAGACGCGGCTGAGCGGACGGGATCGGGCGGCCGCGATCTGCTCGGCCAGCTTCGCTCCGCGCTTGGCACTGCCGGAAGCCGCGGTGAGCTGCTCCTCTGTGAGGACGAACAGGTCGGCGACGTCCGTGACGGCGCCCGCCTCGATCAGGGCATTGACGTAGGTCTTGCCCAGGCCGTCGATGTCGAGCATGTCGCGCCCGGCCGCGTACTCGATCAGCGCGGGCAGGGCGCAGGCGCTGCCCTTGGCGCAGCGCCACCGCTCCTGACTCTTGTCGATCTCCCCACCGCAGTTGGGGCAGGCCGTGGGCAGTGGCACCTCCTGCGCGGTGTCCGGTCGCAGTCCGACGACGGCGGCCTGGACGCGGGGAATGATGTCGCCCGCCTTGTAGACCGTCACGGTGTCGCCGAGGTGGAGGTCGCGGCGGCGGATGTCGGCCGGGTTGTGAAGGGTGGCCCGGGTGACCGTGGAACCGTCGAGGTCCACCGGTTCGAGGATCGCGGTCGGGGCGAGCACTCCGGTACGCCCCACTTCCCAGGTCACGTCCTTGAGAACGGTGTGGCGCTCGACCGCGGGGAGTTTGAAGGCGATCGCCCAGTGCGGGAACCTGCTGCCGAACCCGGCCGCGGCCTGCTCCCCGGCGTCGTTCGCCTTGATCACGACGCCGTCGATGCCGAACGGCAGGTCCGGGCGCAGCGCGGCGATCGCGTCGACCTTCTGCTGTGCCTCGGCGAGGGTCGCCACCACGTGCAGTCCGGCGGGGGTGCCGGCCGTGGTCCGTACCCCCGCGTCGGCCACGGCGGCCAGGGTCTCGGCGTGAGTGGCCCCGGAGGGCGCGAAGGCGACGCCGTCGAGCTCGACCGCTCCGTACGCCCAGAACGTCATCGCGAGGCGGTAGGGGCGGTCCTTCGCGCGCAGGGTGCCGGCCGTGCCGTTGCGCGGGTTGGCGAAGACCTGCGCGCCGTGTGCGGTGCGGACCTCGTTCGCGGTCTCGAACTGCTCCCGGGTGAACAGGACCTCGCCGCGCACCTCGAACGTGGCCGGTACGGGCAGCTGCTCGGGCAGGCCCTCGATCGTGCCGATGACGTGGCTGACGTCCTCGCCGTGGGTGCCGTTGCCGCGAGTGACGATCTGCTCCAGCCGCCCGGCCCGGTAGCGGGCGGCGACGGCCGCGCCGTCCATCTTCGGCTCCACGGTGAACCCGCCGGCGGGTTCGTGGCCCAGGCGGCGCTGGAGGGACGTCCCCCAGGCGACGAGGCCGGCCGGGTCGAAGACGTTATCGAGGCTGAGCAGTCGCGTGGTGTGCGCGACATCGCCCACCGGGGCGGCTCCGTCCCCGACGAGGCCGGTCGGGGAGTCCGCGGCGACCTCGTCCGG
This genomic window from Streptomyces sp. NBC_01351 contains:
- a CDS encoding MMPL family transporter, which translates into the protein MTLTDRLSSDASGPESGRPQPEAGAFARIAALAHRRRRFALLLWVALMVGIWTAASALGNDYRQDFSLPGTQSQAAADLLSEHGAARAGDTVQIVLRDRGGLNDPEVRQRVGEMLTEVAEQSHVQSVRSVYEDAAAVAPDGTVGYATVTLDLPSKEIPKEDARRLLDTAQQAAGDGLEVELGGQAARLLAKGGGGAAEGAGILAALVILVFMFGTIIAAGLPIITAVFAVGSTLGAIILASHVFTIADYTPYVMMLVGLGVGIDYALLIFARYRAELVKGEDSERATVVAFDVAGRSVFFAGCTVIVALLGLVALGLGSLQGMALSVALTVLVTMAASLTLLPALLGVFGPRFARQFTARAAERHAKGKAPEGTVWRNLAAKVQRRPLAAMLIAGVTLGALCLPAFGMRLGFADAGSDAPTTTSRKAFDMLTEGFGPGFNGPLIVVVDDRKGGNAEQAGAAAARALKEIPGVEAVSPPIPTRHPGVATMIAFPTTSPQDKGTSRLLADLRDDVLPEVTRQSGAEYLVGGGTAVAEDYSEKVAERMPLFMAIVVGVSLILLMMVFRSVLVPLKAAILNLLSIGAALGAITLVFQEGWFGVEPGPIEAFLPVMIFAVVFGLSMDYEIFLVSRIHEEWIKTKDHALSVREGLGHTGSVISAAGAIMVAVFGAFMLSDERLLQQTGFGMAVAIFVDAVVIRLLIVPAAMQLMGRWTWWMPAPLARILPKVSLEKS
- a CDS encoding DUF4352 domain-containing protein, giving the protein MRRVPASLLAALALVAGGMGAQASAAPSAAPFEPVPLGTTVTLNGQRGEKVDVTVLKVVDPAASAQEFFEPDPGNRYVSVQFRLKNSGTVPYKDSPVNGATLIDTEGQQFDADVVAKTTAGPRLPVSLTITPGNTALGYLTFELPDGSKPATVQFTPNSGFADDVGEWKLDGGAVSGTRNDALARF
- a CDS encoding YciI family protein encodes the protein MPKYLLLKHYRGAPTAVNDVPMDQWTPEEISDHVQYMHDFAARLEETGEFVDGQALAPGGTFVRYDGEGRPPVTDGPFAETKDLIAGWMVIDVDSYERAVELAGELSAAPGAGGKPIHEWLELRPFLAAPPTITE
- a CDS encoding RNA polymerase sigma factor, with the protein product MDEILLRSLTPSVLGILVRRGADFAAAEDAVQDALVEAVRVWPADPPRDPKGWLVTVAWRRFLDATRADSARRRREDLVGEEPERGPAPAVDDTLQLYFLCAHPSLTPSSAVALTLRAVGGLTTRQIARAYLVPEATMAQRISRAKRTVSGVQFDRTGDVATVLRVLYLVFNEGYSGDVDLAAEAIRLTRQLAATIDHPEVAGLLALMLLHHARRATRTAADGSLVPLAEQERGRWDTGAIAEGVRILQAALARDRLGEFQAQAAIAALHADAPTAEETDWVQIVEWYDELVRLTDSPVVRLNRAVAVGEADGPRAGLAALAALDESLPRHTAVAAYLHERDGDLATAARLYVEAARKAPNLAERDHLTRQAARLNARGRR
- a CDS encoding chloride channel protein gives rise to the protein MSSMFAKLTAASGPSRLLRALRRTQGGFVVLAVLVGVGAGLGAVGFRWLIEGVTRVLSGYPDYSAVAGEPNPLVPWLGPYFVLLAPVVAGALYGPLVYRYAREARGHGVPEVMFAVARLGGRIPPRVAVVKSLASALCIGGGGSVGREGPIVQIGSALGSSLGVLVRVGEDRLRVLVACGAAGGIAATFNAPLAGVFFAMELILRDFTAPRFGMVVLSSVTASVIARSILGDETFLQLPEVEVEHLASYVFFVLLGALAGAVGVLFTKVLYLVEDACDTVWRGPEWLRPAVGGVLLGAFLLALPQMYGVGYPVLEKGVSGGYAVGFLLVLLIGKILACSLTIGIGGSGGVFAPTLFVGAMLGSAVGQSLHHLAPGVTGSPTAYAIIAMGSVFAGAARAPITAVLIMYELTGDYGIILPLMAAIAVATGVSRALSDETVYTAKLLRRGVDLDLTGPAAISVTSVMTAPPAVLEPGTPLQEAAGLLLATGSGCLPVVSGTGGYQGTVSSVVAAEALAAGTPTDEPVATVLDMPKGVREEESLQEALARFAAYEGDGLPVLDAEGRQLVGWLSHRTVLSAVSAPAGPGGGPGS
- the ligA gene encoding NAD-dependent DNA ligase LigA, which codes for MKSIHADEALSVMSGREDYDAALARLREVSQAYYGDGDSPLDDAAYDRLRLAVLAWEQAHPDEVAADSPTGLVGDGAAPVGDVAHTTRLLSLDNVFDPAGLVAWGTSLQRRLGHEPAGGFTVEPKMDGAAVAARYRAGRLEQIVTRGNGTHGEDVSHVIGTIEGLPEQLPVPATFEVRGEVLFTREQFETANEVRTAHGAQVFANPRNGTAGTLRAKDRPYRLAMTFWAYGAVELDGVAFAPSGATHAETLAAVADAGVRTTAGTPAGLHVVATLAEAQQKVDAIAALRPDLPFGIDGVVIKANDAGEQAAAGFGSRFPHWAIAFKLPAVERHTVLKDVTWEVGRTGVLAPTAILEPVDLDGSTVTRATLHNPADIRRRDLHLGDTVTVYKAGDIIPRVQAAVVGLRPDTAQEVPLPTACPNCGGEIDKSQERWRCAKGSACALPALIEYAAGRDMLDIDGLGKTYVNALIEAGAVTDVADLFVLTEEQLTAASGSAKRGAKLAEQIAAARSRPLSRVFCALGILGTGRSMSRRIAAHFGTMDAIRQADTALMKEVDGIGEEKAPVIVEQVALLAQVIDKLVEAGVNMTEPQEPKATGDGPLADATVVVTGKMSGPLENLGRSEMNTLIEKAGGKAGSSVNSKTTYLVCAPSPSGKPSSKALKAADLGVTVLTPEAFAELVADHLG